A genome region from Halorussus pelagicus includes the following:
- a CDS encoding nucleotide sugar dehydrogenase, with the protein MTDLRTRLAENRARIGVVGLGYVGLPLSLEFAEAGFSVAGFDIDSERVALLEDGQSYVDDVTDEQLTNALEAGFTPDTDPTVIADCDAYVIAVPTGVSNGEPEMDAVRKATQTIAAQSGDQDTLVVVSSTVYPGATNDMVTPLLHDHRDPDRTYVAMVPERVNPGGDYQIDEIPLIVGAEDEVARRAAGTLFESIVGGTHRVQSATTAELAKTLENTYRMVNIALVNELTAFVERFDADIWDAIEAASTKPFGFQAFYPGPGVGGHCIPIDPQFLTWRASELGAELSLIKNAQRVNEWMPSVVVNRIERIISERNINMSEASIVTLGVSYKPDVGDVRHSPALEISRKLNQEADVIAVDPHVEVTDELAVVPSVADVPLEQADIVALLVDHSDFDLDEISNRASLVFDARNAVPRDNLAEVVTLGDETEARSPTERFDSPVNSASNR; encoded by the coding sequence ATGACCGACCTCCGGACGCGACTCGCCGAGAACCGCGCCCGAATCGGCGTCGTCGGCCTCGGCTACGTCGGCTTGCCCCTGAGTCTAGAGTTCGCGGAAGCGGGCTTCTCGGTCGCCGGGTTCGACATCGACAGCGAGCGAGTCGCGCTCCTTGAAGACGGCCAGAGCTACGTCGATGACGTGACTGATGAGCAACTCACGAACGCTCTTGAAGCGGGATTCACGCCTGATACCGACCCGACCGTCATCGCCGACTGCGACGCCTACGTCATTGCGGTCCCGACGGGTGTCTCGAATGGGGAACCCGAGATGGACGCCGTCCGGAAAGCCACTCAGACGATTGCGGCCCAATCTGGCGACCAAGACACGCTGGTCGTCGTCAGCAGCACCGTCTATCCGGGTGCAACCAACGACATGGTCACGCCGCTCCTCCACGACCACCGCGACCCCGACCGGACCTACGTCGCAATGGTTCCGGAACGGGTGAATCCCGGCGGCGACTATCAGATTGATGAGATCCCGCTTATCGTCGGAGCAGAGGACGAGGTCGCACGCCGTGCTGCCGGGACGCTGTTCGAGTCGATAGTGGGCGGGACTCACCGAGTCCAGTCCGCCACGACTGCCGAACTGGCGAAGACACTTGAGAACACCTACCGGATGGTGAACATCGCACTCGTCAACGAACTCACGGCGTTCGTCGAGCGGTTCGACGCCGACATCTGGGATGCCATCGAGGCCGCCTCGACCAAGCCTTTCGGCTTTCAGGCGTTCTATCCCGGTCCCGGTGTCGGCGGCCATTGCATTCCCATTGATCCGCAGTTCCTCACCTGGCGGGCGTCGGAACTCGGAGCCGAACTCTCGCTCATCAAGAACGCCCAGCGAGTCAACGAGTGGATGCCCTCTGTCGTAGTGAACCGCATCGAGCGCATTATCTCCGAGCGAAACATCAACATGAGCGAAGCCTCTATCGTCACTCTCGGCGTCTCCTACAAGCCAGACGTCGGCGACGTTCGCCATTCACCGGCCCTCGAAATCTCGCGGAAGCTCAACCAAGAGGCCGACGTCATTGCAGTAGATCCCCACGTTGAGGTGACTGACGAGCTAGCGGTCGTCCCGTCGGTCGCCGACGTACCTCTCGAACAGGCTGACATCGTTGCGCTCCTCGTGGACCATAGTGACTTCGACCTCGACGAAATCTCAAATCGCGCCTCGCTGGTCTTCGACGCGCGTAACGCAGTCCCGAGAGACAACCTCGCTGAGGTCGTCACACTGGGCGACGAAACCGAAGCGCGGTCCCCAACCGAGCGATTCGACTCGCCGGTCAACTCGGCGTCGAACCGATAG
- a CDS encoding GDP-mannose 4,6-dehydratase: MTHLITGGGGFIGSHLADHLLADTDNDVLLLDDFSTGAETNIEHLRDHSRVEVLRADVRDRNAVFDAVGRADLVYHLAAAVGVQRIVENPLASLQTNLEGTENVLEAAAEDGTPTFLASSSEVYGKSENVPFSETDDVVYGRTTAPRWGYATAKATDEFLALAYHDERDLPVVVGRYFNIVGPRQTGQYGMVIPTFVDQALAGEDLTVYGDGTQTRSFTHVADAVEITHELLETESAHGEVFNVGAPNPTSINELAERVIDLTDSGSEITHISFEEAYDEDFEEPDQREPDVTKLRETLGWAPEPDLDRILSDVIEERTDREVPAR; encoded by the coding sequence ATGACACACCTAATCACGGGTGGCGGTGGATTTATTGGTTCCCACCTCGCCGACCACCTACTTGCGGACACTGACAACGACGTTCTCCTTCTCGACGATTTCTCTACGGGGGCGGAAACCAACATCGAACACCTGCGGGATCATTCTCGCGTCGAAGTTCTCCGCGCCGATGTCCGTGACAGAAACGCCGTCTTTGATGCCGTCGGACGGGCCGACTTGGTGTACCATCTCGCCGCCGCAGTCGGCGTCCAGCGAATCGTCGAGAACCCACTGGCGTCCCTCCAGACGAATCTCGAAGGAACAGAAAACGTCCTCGAAGCCGCCGCCGAAGACGGAACGCCGACCTTCCTCGCGTCCTCGTCCGAGGTGTACGGCAAGTCCGAGAACGTCCCGTTCAGCGAAACCGACGACGTTGTCTACGGTCGGACGACGGCACCCCGGTGGGGGTACGCGACCGCGAAGGCGACCGACGAGTTCCTCGCGCTCGCGTACCACGACGAGCGCGACCTTCCGGTCGTCGTCGGGCGCTACTTCAACATCGTCGGCCCGCGCCAGACCGGCCAGTACGGGATGGTAATTCCGACGTTCGTAGATCAGGCACTCGCGGGCGAGGACCTAACCGTCTACGGTGACGGGACCCAAACCCGGAGTTTCACACACGTCGCCGACGCGGTCGAAATCACGCACGAACTGCTCGAAACCGAGAGCGCCCACGGCGAGGTGTTCAACGTCGGTGCTCCCAACCCAACGTCTATCAACGAACTCGCCGAGCGCGTCATTGATCTCACCGATTCGGGCTCGGAAATTACTCACATCTCCTTCGAGGAGGCCTACGACGAGGACTTTGAGGAACCCGACCAGCGCGAACCCGACGTGACGAAACTCCGAGAGACGCTGGGGTGGGCACCGGAACCGGACCTCGACCGGATCCTCTCTGACGTGATCGAGGAGCGAACCGACAGAGAGGTGCCTGCCAGATGA
- a CDS encoding sugar transferase, whose protein sequence is MPTLRQLPVDVLVGEELILAVATTVVVVVGSFAPLFKPQPRRILDMILLVQKRVVLAGLVLAAVGYFDYTYRLPRTTLIGTAVLLVVGLQALFIVIRHRPTESKRAIVVGDNPEEVHDALDATDVPIVGYVSPPSRYASDGSERRGVRALADGSGEADGNVEYLGGLSRFDEVLVEHDVDTAILAFERPDRADFFGTLHTCHEYGIHAMAPRKHSETVLTSPETNDSIIKVDLEPWDWQERAFKRLFDVAFAGTALLALSPVILTIATAIKIEGHGPIFFTQDRTDRFGGIFQIYKFRTLKPEPDDEVSLDIEGDRRTPLGEFLRKTHLDEIPQLWSILVGDMSVVGPRPAITELEPDYVSEVNIWKQRWFVKPGLTGLAQINEATGKEPSKKIEYDVEYIRKQSLQFDVVIVIRQIWQVVEELLDR, encoded by the coding sequence GTGGTCGTGGTCGTTGGGAGCTTTGCTCCGCTGTTCAAGCCCCAGCCCCGGCGGATACTCGACATGATTCTGCTCGTACAGAAGCGAGTTGTCCTCGCAGGACTCGTGCTAGCGGCTGTGGGATACTTCGACTATACTTATCGCCTTCCTCGAACTACGCTAATCGGGACTGCTGTCCTACTGGTAGTCGGCCTTCAGGCTCTGTTCATCGTTATCCGTCACCGACCGACCGAGAGCAAACGGGCTATCGTCGTCGGAGACAACCCCGAGGAGGTCCACGACGCGCTGGACGCGACTGACGTCCCAATCGTTGGCTACGTCTCGCCGCCAAGTCGGTATGCCTCTGACGGGAGCGAGCGCCGCGGCGTGCGAGCGCTCGCCGATGGAAGCGGCGAAGCCGATGGCAATGTTGAATATCTCGGAGGCCTATCGCGTTTCGACGAGGTACTCGTCGAACACGACGTGGACACTGCAATCCTGGCGTTTGAGCGTCCCGACAGAGCGGACTTTTTCGGGACGCTCCACACCTGCCACGAGTACGGGATTCACGCGATGGCACCCCGAAAGCACTCCGAGACGGTGCTAACGTCGCCCGAAACAAACGATTCCATCATCAAGGTGGACCTCGAACCGTGGGACTGGCAGGAGCGAGCGTTCAAGCGATTGTTCGACGTGGCGTTCGCTGGAACGGCCCTGTTAGCGCTTTCGCCCGTCATTCTCACAATTGCGACCGCTATCAAAATCGAGGGACACGGTCCCATCTTCTTCACGCAGGATCGGACGGACCGCTTCGGCGGAATCTTCCAAATCTACAAGTTCCGGACGCTAAAACCCGAACCAGACGACGAGGTGAGTCTGGACATCGAGGGCGACAGGCGGACTCCTCTCGGCGAGTTTCTACGTAAGACCCACTTGGACGAGATACCCCAGCTCTGGTCTATCCTCGTCGGGGACATGAGCGTCGTCGGACCGCGCCCGGCGATCACGGAACTCGAACCGGATTACGTCTCGGAAGTGAACATCTGGAAGCAACGGTGGTTCGTCAAGCCAGGCCTGACAGGACTGGCCCAAATCAACGAAGCCACCGGCAAGGAACCATCGAAGAAAATCGAGTACGACGTGGAGTACATCCGCAAGCAGTCGCTTCAATTCGACGTGGTAATCGTCATCCGCCAAATCTGGCAGGTCGTTGAGGAACTACTTGATCGCTGA